Proteins encoded within one genomic window of Halorussus salilacus:
- a CDS encoding ATP synthase subunit B: MKEYQTITEISGPLVFAEVDEPIGYDEIVEIETPNGETLRGQVLESSSGLVAIQVFEGTEGIDRKSSVRFLGETMKMPVTEDLLGRVLDGSGQPIDGGPEIVPDERHDIVGEAINPYAREYPEEFIQTGVSAIDGMNTLVRGQKLPIFSASGLPHNELALQIARQATVPEEADEDGEGGSEFAVVFGAMGITQEEANEFMDDFERTGALERSVVFMNLADDPAVERQVTPRLALTTAEYLAFEKDYHVLVILTDMTNYCEALREIGAAREEVPGRRGYPGYMYTDLAQLYERAGRIEGREGSVTQIPILTMPGDDDTHPIPDLTGYITEGQIYIDRDLNSQGIVPPINVLPSLSRLMDDGIGEGLTREDHADVSDQMYAAYAEGEDLRDLVNIVGREALSERDNKYLDFADRFEEEFVDQGYDTNRSIEETLDIGWDLLGMFPKEELNRIDEDLIEKYYPGDAEEETAEEVAAD; encoded by the coding sequence ATGAAAGAATACCAGACAATCACCGAAATCAGCGGCCCGCTGGTGTTCGCCGAGGTAGACGAACCCATCGGATACGACGAGATCGTCGAGATCGAGACGCCGAACGGCGAGACACTGCGCGGTCAGGTGCTCGAATCCAGTAGCGGTCTCGTCGCGATTCAGGTGTTCGAGGGGACCGAAGGCATCGACCGCAAGTCGTCGGTGCGGTTCCTCGGCGAGACCATGAAGATGCCCGTCACCGAGGACCTGCTCGGTCGCGTCCTCGACGGGTCCGGCCAGCCCATCGACGGCGGCCCCGAGATCGTCCCGGACGAACGCCACGACATCGTGGGCGAGGCAATCAACCCCTACGCCCGCGAGTACCCCGAGGAGTTCATCCAGACCGGCGTGTCGGCCATCGACGGCATGAACACGCTGGTCCGGGGACAGAAGCTCCCCATCTTCTCGGCCTCGGGTCTGCCCCACAACGAACTCGCGCTCCAGATCGCGCGACAGGCGACCGTGCCCGAGGAAGCCGACGAGGACGGCGAGGGCGGCTCGGAGTTCGCCGTCGTGTTCGGTGCGATGGGTATCACTCAGGAGGAGGCAAACGAGTTCATGGACGACTTCGAGCGCACGGGCGCGCTCGAACGCTCGGTGGTCTTCATGAACCTCGCCGACGACCCCGCGGTCGAACGCCAGGTCACGCCGCGGCTCGCGCTGACCACCGCCGAGTACCTCGCGTTCGAGAAGGACTACCACGTACTGGTCATCCTGACGGACATGACCAACTACTGTGAGGCACTGCGCGAGATCGGCGCGGCCCGCGAGGAGGTTCCGGGCCGACGGGGCTACCCCGGGTATATGTACACCGACCTCGCCCAGCTCTATGAGCGCGCGGGCCGCATCGAGGGCCGCGAGGGGTCGGTCACCCAGATTCCCATCCTCACGATGCCCGGCGACGACGACACCCACCCGATTCCGGACCTGACCGGCTACATCACCGAGGGCCAGATCTACATCGACCGCGACCTCAACAGTCAGGGCATCGTCCCGCCCATCAACGTGCTTCCGAGCCTCTCGCGGCTGATGGACGACGGTATCGGCGAGGGCCTCACCCGCGAGGACCACGCCGACGTCTCCGACCAGATGTACGCGGCGTACGCGGAAGGCGAGGACCTGCGGGACCTCGTGAACATCGTCGGTCGCGAGGCGCTCTCCGAGCGTGACAACAAGTACCTCGACTTCGCCGACCGGTTCGAGGAGGAGTTCGTCGACCAAGGCTACGACACGAACCGCTCCATCGAGGAGACGCTCGACATCGGCTGGGACCTCCTCGGGATGTTCCCCAAGGAGGAACTCAACCGCATCGACGAGGACCTCATCGAGAAGTACTACCCCGGGGACGCGGAAGAAGAGACGGCCGAGGAAGTCGCGGCCGACTGA
- a CDS encoding V-type ATP synthase subunit F, translating into MSQEIAVVGSPEFTTGFRLAGVRKFENVPDDRKDEELDDAVTRVLDDEEIGIVVMHDDDLDHLSRGVRNEVETSVEPTMVSIGGGAGSGGLREKIKRAIGIDLMDEDEQGDNE; encoded by the coding sequence ATGAGTCAGGAGATCGCGGTCGTCGGCAGTCCCGAGTTCACGACCGGGTTCCGCCTCGCGGGCGTCCGGAAGTTCGAGAACGTTCCGGACGACCGCAAGGACGAGGAACTCGACGACGCGGTGACCCGCGTCCTCGACGACGAGGAAATCGGCATCGTCGTGATGCACGACGACGACCTCGACCACCTCTCGCGAGGGGTGCGAAACGAGGTCGAGACCAGCGTCGAGCCGACGATGGTCTCCATCGGCGGCGGCGCGGGTAGCGGCGGACTGCGCGAGAAGATCAAGCGTGCAATCGGTATCGACCTTATGGACGAAGACGAACAAGGTGACAACGAATGA
- a CDS encoding ATP synthase subunit A — MSQATEGDAVREDGVIESVSGPVVTATDLDARMNDVVYVGDEGLMGEVIEIEGNLTTIQVYEETSNVAPGEPVENTGEPLSVDLGPGMLDSIYDGVQRPLAVLEDKMGAFLDRGVDAPGIDLEKTWEFVPEVAEGDAVEPGDILGTVPETESIEHKVMVPPDYEGGEVVAIESGNYTVEETVAELDNGEEIQMHQEWPVREARPAKEKETPTTPLVSGQRILDGLFPIAKGGTAAIPGPFGSGKTVTQHQLAKWADADIVVYVGCGERGNEMTEVIDDFPELEDPKTGKPLMSRTCLIANTSNMPVAARESCVYTGITIAEYYRDMGYDVALMADSTSRWAEAMREISSRLEEMPGEEGYPAYLAARLSEFYERAGKFQNINDTEGSVSVIGAVSPPGGDFSEPVTQNTLRIVKCFWALDADLAERRHFPSINWDESYSLYKDQLDPWYEQNVAEDFPERRQWAVDVLDEEGELQEIVQLVGKDALPEDQQLTLEVARYLRESWLQQNAFHDVDTFCSPEKTYAMLGAIKTFNDEAFDALDAGVPVEEIQDIDAAPRLNRMGVQDDWEEYIDDLEDSIAEQLREKY; from the coding sequence ATGAGCCAAGCAACCGAAGGCGACGCGGTCCGTGAGGACGGCGTCATCGAGAGCGTAAGTGGACCGGTCGTGACCGCCACCGACCTCGACGCCCGGATGAACGACGTGGTGTACGTCGGCGACGAAGGGCTGATGGGCGAGGTCATCGAGATCGAAGGCAACCTGACGACGATTCAGGTGTACGAGGAGACCTCGAACGTGGCACCGGGCGAACCGGTCGAGAACACGGGCGAACCCCTGTCGGTCGACCTCGGGCCGGGCATGCTGGACTCCATCTACGACGGCGTCCAGCGCCCGCTGGCGGTCCTGGAAGACAAGATGGGCGCGTTCCTCGACCGCGGCGTCGACGCACCCGGTATCGACCTCGAGAAGACGTGGGAGTTCGTCCCCGAGGTCGCCGAGGGCGACGCGGTCGAACCCGGCGACATCCTCGGCACGGTCCCCGAGACCGAGAGCATCGAGCACAAGGTGATGGTCCCGCCGGACTACGAGGGCGGCGAGGTCGTCGCCATCGAGAGCGGCAACTACACCGTCGAGGAGACGGTCGCCGAACTCGACAACGGCGAGGAGATCCAGATGCACCAGGAGTGGCCGGTCCGGGAGGCCCGCCCCGCCAAGGAGAAGGAGACCCCGACCACGCCGCTGGTCTCGGGTCAGCGCATCCTCGACGGCCTGTTCCCCATCGCGAAGGGCGGGACGGCGGCGATTCCGGGGCCGTTCGGCTCCGGGAAGACCGTCACCCAGCACCAGCTCGCGAAGTGGGCCGACGCCGACATCGTCGTCTACGTCGGCTGTGGCGAGCGCGGCAACGAGATGACGGAAGTCATCGACGACTTCCCCGAGCTGGAGGACCCCAAGACCGGCAAGCCGCTGATGAGCCGGACCTGCCTCATCGCGAACACGTCGAACATGCCGGTGGCGGCCCGGGAATCCTGCGTGTACACCGGAATCACCATCGCGGAGTACTACCGCGACATGGGGTACGACGTGGCGCTGATGGCCGACTCCACCTCGCGGTGGGCCGAGGCGATGCGCGAAATCTCCTCGCGACTGGAGGAGATGCCCGGTGAGGAGGGCTACCCCGCGTATCTGGCCGCGCGCCTCTCGGAGTTCTACGAGCGCGCCGGGAAGTTCCAGAACATCAACGACACCGAGGGTTCGGTGTCGGTCATCGGCGCGGTGTCGCCGCCGGGCGGCGACTTCTCCGAGCCGGTCACCCAGAACACCCTGCGCATCGTGAAGTGCTTCTGGGCGCTCGACGCCGACCTCGCCGAGCGTCGCCACTTCCCCTCTATCAACTGGGACGAGTCCTACTCGCTCTACAAGGACCAGCTCGACCCGTGGTACGAGCAGAACGTCGCCGAGGACTTCCCCGAGCGACGCCAGTGGGCGGTCGACGTGCTCGACGAGGAGGGCGAACTCCAGGAGATCGTCCAGCTCGTCGGTAAGGACGCCCTGCCGGAGGACCAGCAGCTCACGCTCGAAGTCGCGCGGTACCTCCGCGAGTCGTGGCTCCAGCAGAACGCGTTCCACGACGTGGACACCTTCTGCTCCCCGGAGAAGACCTACGCGATGCTCGGCGCGATCAAGACGTTCAACGACGAGGCGTTCGACGCGCTCGACGCTGGCGTACCGGTCGAAGAGATACAGGACATCGACGCCGCCCCGCGGCTCAACCGCATGGGCGTGCAGGACGACTGGGAGGAGTACATCGACGACCTCGAAGACTCCATCGCAGAACAACTTCGGGAGAAATACTAA
- a CDS encoding DUF6276 family protein, whose amino-acid sequence MTCPECGSDQLAFAVPGDLRGYLPEDPERVAVCSRCLAVEPTADAPDDLPDFRRISDALPTGEGGAAMVLALGLLDSLALYRTELAALLERVERAGTDPLLVVDRLAADPDVSLHFDVERRRRQVEQLLYE is encoded by the coding sequence ATGACCTGTCCCGAGTGCGGAAGCGACCAGTTGGCGTTCGCCGTCCCCGGCGACCTCCGGGGATATCTCCCCGAGGACCCCGAACGCGTGGCGGTCTGTAGCCGATGTCTCGCCGTCGAACCGACAGCCGACGCGCCCGACGACCTCCCCGACTTCCGGCGTATCAGCGACGCGCTCCCGACCGGCGAGGGGGGCGCGGCGATGGTACTCGCGCTCGGCCTGCTCGACTCGCTGGCGCTGTACCGGACCGAGTTGGCGGCCCTGCTGGAGCGGGTCGAGCGCGCTGGCACGGACCCCCTGCTGGTCGTGGACCGGCTCGCGGCCGACCCCGACGTATCCCTGCACTTCGACGTCGAGCGGCGACGCCGACAGGTCGAGCAGTTGCTCTACGAGTAG
- a CDS encoding stage II sporulation protein M, with translation MKDRLPDEFEALVLPFGLSTLLFALSMTLGFLTARTASDESLGSFGPSAKASHLDFVGIVLNNTFVLVAIVLGSVTFGLTAMFLLYTTGAALGSAVRIALEQGFDPLTVGLLVVPHGVLELPAFFLASAIGFDTAWGIIAYLRGSRDRPLTAERAWRYAELILVAFGLIIVAAWVEAAVTIPYARGL, from the coding sequence ATGAAAGATAGACTTCCCGACGAGTTCGAAGCGTTAGTGCTTCCGTTCGGTCTGAGTACGCTTCTTTTTGCTCTTTCGATGACTCTCGGATTCCTCACTGCTCGAACGGCTTCCGACGAATCCCTGGGTTCGTTTGGTCCATCGGCAAAAGCGAGTCATCTGGACTTCGTTGGTATCGTGTTGAACAATACCTTCGTGCTCGTCGCCATCGTACTTGGTTCGGTAACGTTCGGTCTCACGGCCATGTTCCTGTTGTACACTACCGGGGCCGCACTCGGGTCGGCCGTTCGGATCGCACTCGAACAGGGGTTCGACCCCCTGACGGTCGGTCTTCTGGTCGTTCCCCACGGTGTTCTCGAACTCCCGGCGTTCTTTCTCGCTTCCGCCATCGGATTCGATACCGCGTGGGGGATTATCGCCTATTTGCGTGGGAGTCGTGACCGGCCCTTGACGGCTGAACGTGCGTGGCGATATGCCGAACTGATACTCGTTGCATTTGGATTGATAATCGTAGCCGCGTGGGTCGAGGCGGCCGTCACCATCCCTTACGCCAGAGGATTGTAA
- a CDS encoding V-type ATP synthase subunit D gives MANDVKPTRKNLMQIEDRIELSERGHDTLEQKRDGLIMEFMDILDQAQDVRSGLEDDYELAQQKINMARAMEGDVAVRGAAAALKEHPEITTESKNIMGVVVPQIESSKVKKSLDERGYGVLGTSGRIDEAAEAYEELLESIILAAEVETAMKKMLTEIETTKRRVNALEFKLLPELNENKEYIEQKLEEQEREETFRLKKIKAKKEEEEREEREAAEVEAAGEAETVTADD, from the coding sequence ATGGCCAACGACGTCAAGCCCACTCGGAAGAACTTGATGCAGATCGAGGACCGCATCGAGCTGTCCGAGCGGGGTCACGACACGCTGGAGCAGAAGCGCGACGGCCTCATCATGGAGTTCATGGACATCCTCGATCAGGCTCAGGACGTCCGCTCGGGCCTCGAAGACGACTACGAACTCGCCCAGCAGAAGATCAACATGGCCCGCGCCATGGAGGGCGACGTGGCGGTCCGGGGCGCGGCCGCCGCGCTCAAGGAACACCCCGAGATCACCACCGAGTCGAAGAACATCATGGGCGTGGTCGTCCCCCAGATCGAGTCGAGCAAGGTCAAAAAGAGCCTCGACGAGCGCGGGTACGGCGTGCTGGGCACGAGCGGCCGCATCGACGAGGCCGCCGAGGCCTACGAGGAACTCCTCGAAAGCATCATCCTCGCCGCGGAGGTCGAGACCGCGATGAAGAAGATGCTCACCGAGATCGAGACCACCAAGCGCCGGGTCAACGCCCTGGAGTTCAAGCTCCTGCCCGAACTCAACGAGAACAAGGAGTACATCGAGCAGAAGCTCGAAGAGCAGGAGCGCGAGGAGACCTTCCGCCTCAAGAAGATCAAGGCCAAGAAAGAAGAAGAAGAGCGCGAAGAGCGCGAGGCGGCCGAGGTCGAAGCCGCCGGGGAAGCCGAGACGGTCACCGCCGACGACTGA
- a CDS encoding DUF6684 family protein yields MADSVFDRETMLDISVNIIPLVILAFFIALLVLTSPFEPNLFLEVVALLLHLIPLVLLALLTYVAAHYI; encoded by the coding sequence ATGGCCGACTCCGTGTTCGACCGCGAGACGATGCTCGACATCTCGGTCAACATCATCCCGCTGGTCATCCTCGCGTTCTTCATCGCGTTGCTCGTGCTCACATCGCCGTTCGAGCCCAACCTCTTCCTCGAAGTGGTCGCGCTCTTGCTTCACCTGATTCCGCTCGTTCTGCTTGCCCTGCTGACCTACGTCGCCGCCCACTACATCTGA
- a CDS encoding Yip1 family protein, with protein sequence MSFIRDIRELCVNPDEFYRTRGDDPSLRKPVLIVFGVALLNIFSSVLLISHVRVEGQSLANTFLAVSGIFGSIFGVVGIFILWLLFTAVFYALSIAFDGSGTFRQLFRFVGWGYFPAGFSAIASLVLTWYAIQSVPAGLELQAFIQEYQSHPALEIASIVGVVILAWQALIWVFAVHHARNITLREAGLVVAIPTAANIAWNAFQLL encoded by the coding sequence ATGAGTTTCATACGAGATATCCGAGAACTCTGCGTGAATCCGGACGAGTTCTATCGGACGCGGGGCGACGACCCGTCACTGAGAAAGCCGGTACTTATCGTATTCGGGGTAGCCCTCCTCAACATCTTCAGTTCGGTACTGTTGATTTCACACGTCCGAGTCGAAGGACAGTCGCTGGCTAACACCTTCCTCGCCGTATCCGGGATATTCGGTTCAATATTCGGAGTCGTGGGTATCTTCATCCTTTGGCTCTTGTTCACCGCTGTATTTTACGCGCTCTCGATCGCGTTCGACGGGTCGGGAACGTTTCGGCAACTCTTCCGCTTCGTCGGGTGGGGATACTTTCCCGCGGGGTTCAGTGCGATTGCCAGTCTCGTTCTCACATGGTACGCGATTCAATCGGTACCCGCAGGATTAGAATTACAGGCGTTCATACAGGAGTACCAGTCGCACCCAGCACTGGAGATCGCGAGCATCGTGGGAGTCGTCATTCTCGCCTGGCAAGCGCTGATCTGGGTGTTCGCGGTCCACCACGCTCGCAACATCACACTTCGGGAGGCCGGGCTGGTCGTCGCGATCCCGACGGCGGCCAACATCGCTTGGAACGCGTTCCAGCTTCTGTGA
- a CDS encoding helix-turn-helix transcriptional regulator, with amino-acid sequence MEREARKREQTATSILSCIGGSEHRWQILSLLGEGEYEVRQIESELDVPRTTLRHNIKKMEERGLVEETPKRKYRLTPLGRATQEGLETYHSYVSTTLHLDPLFSCISYESFEGNIGSLRDANLTVASSVRPHAPSQRFFELISEATRTIGLLTSLPLTEDQFRTVLSDEQSRLELLFTEEIARVFEEEFSFLDENGGESPETSFWTVDRDAEFTLAVVDETVVILALDGRDKPHVLVETDNDACRSWAMQEFETYRESATPY; translated from the coding sequence ATGGAAAGAGAGGCACGAAAAAGAGAGCAGACGGCTACGTCGATTCTGTCCTGTATCGGTGGGAGCGAACACCGCTGGCAGATCCTCTCGCTCCTCGGCGAGGGCGAGTACGAGGTCCGACAAATCGAATCGGAGCTCGACGTTCCGAGAACGACGCTTCGTCACAACATCAAAAAGATGGAGGAACGGGGACTCGTAGAGGAGACTCCGAAACGAAAGTATCGGCTCACGCCACTGGGACGGGCGACGCAGGAAGGTCTAGAAACCTATCACTCGTACGTTAGTACCACTCTTCATCTCGACCCGCTGTTTTCCTGTATCTCGTACGAATCGTTCGAGGGGAATATCGGTTCGCTCAGGGATGCGAATCTCACAGTCGCTAGTTCCGTGCGACCTCACGCACCCAGTCAACGCTTCTTCGAACTGATCTCGGAGGCCACTCGAACTATCGGGCTCCTCACCTCACTCCCGCTGACAGAAGACCAGTTCCGAACGGTTCTGTCGGACGAGCAGTCTCGTCTTGAACTTCTGTTCACCGAAGAGATCGCCCGCGTGTTCGAGGAGGAGTTCTCCTTCCTCGACGAAAACGGCGGCGAATCGCCCGAGACGTCATTCTGGACGGTGGACCGTGACGCGGAGTTCACACTTGCGGTGGTGGACGAAACCGTCGTGATACTCGCGCTCGACGGTCGGGACAAACCTCACGTCCTCGTCGAAACGGACAACGACGCCTGTCGGTCGTGGGCAATGCAGGAGTTCGAGACGTACCGTGAGAGCGCCACACCATACTAG